The following are encoded in a window of Euwallacea fornicatus isolate EFF26 chromosome 21, ASM4011564v1, whole genome shotgun sequence genomic DNA:
- the jvl gene encoding uncharacterized protein jvl isoform X4, with protein MSRGYFENTETAFLYRESESVGHGVECLGGRPHQPTGPFHYLISEQAKSLVALQELQHEVGALLEFRDLVMETFPNLRSKLQQQQATNSTPATMTGHHLHHSNIPISIRPGDWTPGIRVRKKLGISKEKKSVSEPATGSSASAVQDSGFSTEASSKETHSASSTVPTSTSATGISETDEAEDELWNLLDVIHRKGTRLKDEVEALQGTLRDQAPFGDSGGNFQRVLFHSSADDVRQLRQERDLLLDRLAEMEAEVLAGRLHTSRLQEDLENLLLAKHDLEEQLKAIVSQRGEVNSRIHDLHLQFVAKSEEKLKVLSGKDSSQTQPLWTSRRFSGSELDGVLGDRTPKISLPDSRKIAAILREHDPLVLQKHLLVSTVQNQVLKQKLDSASDLEMGLRAKLDKAVEENEDLRFELENAAIELEGTKARVRVLEDHHKSSVNIKSTSPDIIPDVLSQEQYRPVSRTEISTASMKAMSPLPINLHMDHSSSTESAHDQAESNRSKESIGSKGRRPSKIPLKSYTAPKPPGGKHSPAPRSRSGGGDSPHRSHTSHSWRNRNGAEATNNSLPKSRNGSLGSARDSLSGKLRSGDPPAQLSNTLKKTGAKWTGGTTKGEKVRSKTSSIWDFFRRDSNQ; from the exons ATGAGTCGTGGGTACTTTGAAAACACAGAGACAGCGTTTTTGTATAGG GAGTCTGAGTCCGTGGGCCATGGCGTGGAGTGCCTCGGCGGGCGCCCTCACCAGCCCACCGGGCCCTTCCACTACCTCATCAGCGAGCAGGCCAAGTCCCTGGTGGCCCTCCAGGAGTTGCAGCACGAGGTCGGAGCTTTGCTCGAGTTTCGCGACCTCGTCATGGAGACCTTCCCGAATTTGCGCTCCAAGTTGCAGCAGCAGCAGGCCACCAACTCGACGCCGGCCACCATGACCG GCCACCACCTCCACCACTCCAACATTCCTATATCGATAAGGCCCGGCGATTGGACCCCTGGAATTCGGGTGCGCAAAAAATTGGGAATTTCCAAGGAGAAGAAGAGCGTCAGCGAGCCGGCCACCGGGTCCTCCGCCTCGGCGGTGCAGGATTCGGGGTTCAGCACCGAGGCCTCGAGCAAAGAGACCCACAGCGCATCTTCCACGGTGCCCACGTCCACTTCTGCCACGG GCATCAGCGAGACCGACGAAGCAGAAGACGAGCTGTGGAACTTGCTGGATGTGATCCATCGCAAGGGGACTCGCTTAAAAGACGAGGTCGAGGCCCTGCAAGGCACCCTCAGGGACCAAGCGCCGTTCGGAGATTCCGGGGGGAATTTCCAGAGGGTTTTGTTCCATTCGTCCGCTGACGATGTCAGGCAGCTCAGACAGGAAAGGGACTTGCTGCTTGACAG GCTGGCCGAGATGGAGGCGGAAGTTCTCGCCGGACGCCTGCACACCTCCCGCCTCCAAGAGGACCTGGAGAACCTCCTGCTGGCCAAGCACGACTTGGAGGAGCAGCTGAAGGCCATCGTGTCGCAGCGCGGCGAGGTCAACTCGCGCATCCACGACCTCCACCTGCAGTTCGTGGCCAAAAGTGAGGAGAAACTGAAAGTGTTGAGTGGCAAAGATTCTAGTCAGACGCAACCCCTGTGGACTTCGAGACGGTTTTCGGGTAGTGAGTTGGACGGGGTGCTCGGGGACCGGACGCCGAAGATCTCGTTGCCGGACAGCCGGAAGATCGCGGCCATTTTGAGGGAACACGACCCTCTGGTACTGCAGAAACATCTGCTCGTGTCGACCGTTCAGAATCAG gttttgaaacaaaaactaGATTCGGCCAGTGATTTAGAAATGGGCCTTAGGGCGAAACTAGACAAGGCTGTGGAAGAAAACGAGGATTTGCGTTTCGAG CTGGAAAACGCGGCTATTGAGCTGGAAGGTACCAAAGCCCGAGTGAGAGTGTTGGAGGATCACCACAAATCCAGTGTAAATATTAAGAGCACGTCGCCTGATATTATTCCCGACGTGCTCAGTCAGGAACAATATAGGCCCGTTTCTCGGACCGAAATTAG CACTGCAAGCATGAAAGCGATGAGCCCGTTGCCGATTAACCTGCACATGGACCACAGCAGCAGCACCGAGTCGGCGCACGACCAGGCCGAGAGCAACAGGAGCAAGGAGAGCATTGGCTCCAAGGGCAGGCGACCCAGCAAAATTCCCTTGAAGAGCTACACGGCGCCCAAACCTCCGGGTG GTAAACACAGCCCGGCACCGCGCAGTCGTAGCGGCGGCGGCGATTCTCCGCACCGCTCACACACTTCCCACTCATGGAGGAATCGGAACGGCGCAGAGGCGACTAATAATTCGTTGCCCAAGTCGCGGAACGGCTCCCTAGGTTCTGCGCGCGACTCGCTGTCCGGCAAGTTGCGCAGCGGCGATCCGCCTGCGCAGCTGAGCAACACGCTGAAAAAGACGGGAGCCAAGTGGACCGGTGGCACAACTAAGGGCGAAAAGGTACGGTCCAAAACATCCTCAATATGGGATTTCTTCCGGCGAGACAGCAATCAATAG